aatattcaatgttACTTTTAGAATTTATGCTCGTATTACTATTTCGAGTGATCACAGTAGCAACATCCATGGTAGTATGTGAATTTCCCCCCTCATTAATCTTGTCGGTACTTTCCAACTCATCTTCAATCGTAACATTAGAAGTTTCATCCGGTGTCATCACATCTTCCAGTTTCGTTGTGGAaacaacttcatcattagCAATCTGACCCATTTTAAACTCATCCATCATGGTCTTACCATGAGCTCtaatcaaagaaattggaCAATAGAATTCGTTATTATAATATGATAACACCTCTACACGTAAATACCTTGCCCAAATTTGAGGattcttaatattaaacTGTTGTATTTGTAAGTTATTCTCCGCTTCAAATTCACCAAGAACAACCCATCCGTTTCTACTCACGGGGAATCTATCTGATACTGATAATCTTATAGTCTTGAAAGTggatgaaaaaaattcaaaattggcCATCTCCACTTCTTCCACCAATACATCCTCACAAAGTTCAATAATGACAAATTTATTGACGGCAGAACAGGgattcaataaatattgatCTTTATTCTCCACCAAGATGGACGTAGATCCAATAGCTTCCGCATTGCTCTTCACCACAGTAGCGGCACAATCCAAAGAAGCATAATTGTATCTCCTATTGTACGGTTTATCCTCTTGCTCTTGCTCATCCTTGGCGAAGAATCCTAATTCAATCTCCATCTCGTCTCCTATACTTTCTCTTTCCTTGTAACATGATGGATCCACGGGTTCTCTATTTCGTAAATGTGGAGGATTGTTCATGTTCAGAGGttgttcttgaaatttgacTTCTTTCCATTCTTCAAAGGATAAAAATGGGtgtgatttattattgtcattgtcattatcaaatgatAGTGGCGGGACGGTGTCATTTAGTATGGTCGGATAAGTATTGTTATCCTGCGCTTGTGTCCTTGTGGTTATGCTTAGGAGTATGATCAGACAGACATCAATGAATGATCTTCTCATCAGGTCGGGATGGGTGGTTGAATGTGCTCACACAACTTGAAATGATTGATTGATCTATGGCAATTTCAGAAACCATCcagtgaaaaataaaaatgtgAAAAATTCCGACGTCAAAAACGGGGATGCCCTGCATGAATGaatgataagaataataatctatttatttgaactgaaaaaaaagaaaatatagatatatatatatgacTGTATATAGTGCCgtatcattatttgttagCAGCATGGAAATATTCCTTTGAAGCGTCCACTTCTGGCTTGATGGTAGCTGCACCGGGGGTCCAATTACATGGCAAGACGGTACCATTTTCATCGGTCCATTTGAAACCTTCCACCAATCTCAATGCTTCTTCGACGTTTCTACCGACAGATAAGTCATTGATGGTGATATGTCtaatttttctctttggGTCAATGATGAATAGACCTCTCAAAGCGACACCTTCCTCTTCGATCAAGACACCGTAGTCTCTAGATAGGGAGTGGTTCTTGTCTGCAACCAATGGGATATCGACTGGACCTAACCCACCTTCCTTTCTTGGGATGTTAGTCCATGCCAATAGGGAGTATTCAGAGTCGGTAGAAGCGAAAAGTACTTGAGCACCAATGTCTTCGAACTTCTTGGCAGCGTCAGAGAAGGCGACGATCTCCGTGGGGCAGACGAAAGTGAATGCCATTGGGATGAATGCCAGAACGACGTACTTACCTTCGTATTTTTCTAGGGAGACTTCGTCGAAGACACCGTCGATGACTGCGGTTTTGTTGAAGTCTGGGGCTTGCTTTTGAACTTGGGCGACCATTATGATGTGATGTGATGTTGTGTGATGTGTGGTATGTGTCAATTAGAGAGAGTGAGTGGAGAGAAGAGCAGAGTAGAATGGAGAGAGTGTGATAAGAAGACACCTCCCTTATATACGAAGAAAATTCGAGCCCGCTATGTCCACGGGATTGTCTGGCTGCGCGATCCTTGACTAAGCAAAACTGTGACAGTTATTTGACATGATAGAGATCGACGATCAGGCATCGCTGTGCAATTGCATCCCAGAAGTCTGGGCCTCGTCCTGGTCGCTGCGATTGTGCTCTCTCAGCATCTCTTGCGCAACATCGTCGTCCTCGGATGTGTCAGACTGCTCCTCAGGCATCTCTAGGGTGTCTGGCACGGGGACAGCAACAGGTTCTGCCACAGATGCCAGGGTGTCAGCTGCCTGTCTGAGTCTTCTCATGTGTTGGCGGTTCGTCGTAATGGCATCCACCTTCTCGGAGACCCCCGGtagaaacaacaacataaACAGACAAATGTTCTTGTAAGTGGCGTGCAAGAGATTGTCCTCCGGTGGGTTGGGCACAAACTTATCCAACACATCAGTTATGCTAACGGATTCTATTCTTTCTTGGTACCACTCAAACCATCTGAGATAAAATGGCAACGATTCAATATTTATCTTATCAATCTCTCTCATAATGGCAAACATTAACTCTTTGTTCCTTTGAAGTCGATCAGGTTCCATCgtttctttatttctttcataaTTCAAAAGGAATGCAACTAACATATCATCCAGGATTTCAGATCCATCCTCCAGGGGGACCATACCCTTTATAACTTgttcaataaatttatcaaacGTAGCTAAAAATTCGTCCTCGTCCTCAGCTTCAAACCCTTCCACACCTAACGTATCTCTATACATCTTCCGTCTATCatcttctaattcatcgCACTTCAAACATTCCATAAAGGACCCATTCTTAAATAATCTCTTGTAAGATTGATCCGTTAATAAATGACTTCTCACCCCACTCAATATCTTGTCAAATTTAACAGCATCAATCTCATCAAGATGGAAGTGAATAATCCAAAGATCATGAATCTCTTGAGTAACCCATAACGTTCTTATAGTAAACCCCAGCGCCAATAATATAGTGAATTTAACAGGTAATAACGTACTGAACTCCAATACAACAAATAGAGTCACCAGAGAATTCTTTGCTAGTAAATATAACGTTCTTAACAATAGTATGGTCAGAGGAATACCAGttctgaaaaattgaacaatcCTATGCCAAATATTGCGGCGGTGAGCCATTACTAAGGGGATTGTCCTTGTAGGGGAAGGTTTTCTGCTTTTCTGTAATGGATTATTACGTGGAACGTggatattaaattcattggCAATCTTATCAATGATTGAACCagataaattaatttgTCCATCAATGATTTGGTATTCGTCATTGGTTATGGGGACTTTTACACcttgaattattaaatgacTCATTACAGGTTCTAATTCATTAGCCTCAATGAACACTTCTTTACCATCAACAATACATTTCTTGTATAATGTCTCCGTAGGTTGAATTTCAACCCCGGATTCTGTAAAGAAACGAACCACAGCATTATCTTGCGAAAAGACAGATTCGACTTCAACTTCAGCCCCGTGAGATGTAAATTCTTCACTGCCACTAACATTCACTTGCTCTACAGAAGAATTGTCCCAAAATTCATGTTCTATTTCAAGATGGTCTGCATCAAATAGTACATGTAATTTAATTGAGCTTTCCCCAGCAACGACAAGATCCAGAATGAGCGTATTGGTACCATCGTCATTGAGAATTCGCAATAAGTTTCCCCTATAAATCAGTTTAATATCCAGAGGAGAAATATCTTTAGAATGCTTATAAATAGaacaaataaattctttcacTTGTTCCACTGTTGTTTGTGAATCCACAGTCATTTTATGCATGGATAATCCAACATCagaaacaaattcaatCACTTCCAAACTTTCCTCATTCAAAGCAGATATATCTTGAGAATGCTCAATACAAAACATCGCCGTAACGTAATTGATTCTTGAAGGAGATATATCAATCCCACCTAATAATTCTGATAGTCGCATATTATCCTGCGGCATAATAGTGGAATCGTTTTGACCTtggaatttaaatttggttATGTCACTAGGAACATGCTTGTCACCCAAGCCACACATGGTTTCATGATTTGATTCATACTCCACGACAGATTCTATAGCATTTGATTTTAAGTTACCAAAGCTAGTATCCAAGGatatcttttccaattccttCTCGTTAGGTATAAATTTATCACACATGGAAAGAGTATTAAGCTGATAATGCACTCTAATACtcttaaattcattatccaTATCTTCCATATCGTAATCCAAATTTATAGCCATGCCTGACCCTCCCAatgttcttctttcaaaggTGACTTCAGCGGTCAGAGAACGGCATGTCTCATCAAGAGGTATTTCCCTACTTGATTGAAAGAGACAATAGTCAGAAACGGGGCCCAAATGACCTTCATCCCTTTCCACACCTTCTGaatcaaaaacaagatTTGTGGTATCTAGTAAACGGACATGTATTCTAGAATGAATATACTGTAATAACCTTGATACCGGAGTACATGGGAGGACTCTTACTTTCAAAAGGTCCGAAGGAAGTAAGATATGAGGGTCGTTAGACCTaacttcaatttcaatggaaGGCTCTACTGACAACTCCATCATGCTTTAATTCTAGTACCACTTATGATAGCCTATTCTATTTGTCTTTAGTTTCTATGTTTGGTCTATATTATACCAAGTGTTACATTTGACCTTGATTTCTACGTAGAAGCGACCGTGTCAGAATTTACTGGATCTTCAACAACTAATATTAAGccaaaataataacaacaaaatagaGGAGTAGAACAAGCACTTCTCAAAACCTGGTTATACAATGGTGAATAATACACCCTTTAGATTGAGATTTTTgtcttcatttttcataAATACATAATACATAATTgattttttagtttttttatttcGTTATTCCTTATTAACAAGATTAATTGAGCAAACTACCAACATCATTTGGAAGCACCTTTCAATTTGGATTCCAGATCCTTTAATTCAGCTTCTAATTGCTTGATTGAATCTTCATTCTCAGCTGTCTTTTCTCTAGCCTTCTCGGCTctcaattttctttgttgtaCTTCAGcatcttttctttccaaCTCTTGCACCCACAAACTCTCTCTTTGTTTAGCCTTCTCTCTCAATTGATCCTCCCtggatttcaaattcttcttagAAGTCCCATAGATAAACGAACCGGCAACCAATGCTATCAAAGTAGCACCTTGCAACCCCACACGCCAACGGAAATAGTATTGAGCCTTCTGTCTGTTACCAATTCTAATATTCTGAGCTGCTAGAATAACTGCACCAGTGGTCAATAGGGCACCAATAGGGACAAATGGTTGTTGTTTGCAATGGTACACCACTTTCTGCCAAAAATTCATTTCCTCGATCTCGAGTTCTGGTCCCTTCAAATCAAAACTGGAAGGAATACGTGACATTATTGATAATTACTCACTTGTGCTTGCGACTATTTAGATCCGGAATCCTGTTTGATTCTTTTCTTTAGAATGCTTGGTTTGTTAGTTGTTGTTATCACCCTTGTTTTTCTCTGTAACGAATTCTTGAAGGCGTCCGTATAATCAATTGTTTGCGTTAATATGTTTGATAAATGCTCAGGTATAGACAAATAAATGTTCACAGTTCGACGTTATATTATGTTCTGTGATGCTACACTCTGATATATATTCTATACAGTATACACTTTTGACCTTAGTAACGGGCAGGGAATTGCGAGTCCACCATGTCGAGAACCCAATTAGTCAATTTAACGACATCTTCATCCAGAGAAATGTCCGCCAACAGCCcatcaaatttaatgaCAACCTCTAAGAAAGCACTTATGGATAGGTTGTATAGAATACCAACCACATCTAATTCAGAATCCTCTTCTAGTCCACTACGTCTACACTTTCGCTTTGGATTCTCCATATCCCATTCATCAAATCTACCCAAGACACTCACAGAACGCTGTAAACATTTCAATACATCACCCACGGATGCAATGACATTCCCACGAGGTGACTCATCTACAGCATTGATCAATAATGCCATTAATGATATAACACTCTCCGCATGGCAAACAGGTAATGGCACCAATTTATCCGCCACTTTACCCTTGGAGGCAAACCATGAATCCCATAGAGATAAATGTGTCTCAACAATCGGAGTACCTGAGCTGGTTGTGATAGTAGCTGATGGGAAGAAGATAATAGTGATGGTGGCTTTTATGCGAGCACTGACATCTTTTAGAAATAAAGACAGTTTCGTTTCATGTGTTAAgatattttcatcaaatctGCTTGGTGATCTTATTTCTCTCCCCACATTTCGTCTTTGGGGAGTCAATAAGATGTTGTCATCCCTTATGGGTACTCTACGTGTAATATTCGATGGTTGAGAAGCGACACCACCAACTAATGTATTCATATTACCTGACTCACTCTTACCAAATATATCTTGCTGAGAGACTCTGGGGTCAAGATAGGTTGGCTCTTCTTTTCTGGTGAAAATGCTCTTGTTGCGTACTTCCACttgattcaaatatttagtaactgattcattatcttcttgaatgaCTAAGAGACATTCTCTTAAGATATCGGGCCATATATTGGAGTTCTCATTAACGGACTTTCTGCTTGTTGAATTGTAAATAGGCAATCTTAGGGATAAATCTGGAGACGTAGCTCTGTAACATAGTTCTTGAAATGCAGTTAATTTTGTGAACGCCTTTTTGGAGCTTAATCCGTTAAGCAGAGTTTCCATAGGCATTTTAGATAATGAGGAAATAGGTTTACCTTTATGTAGACAACCAATTGACATATGTGCATCAAATGCCAgattaataaattgaaaatttaccATAACccaaaatgataatatcATTAACTTGAATGTCGCAACAAAACCGATAAAGTGTgttgaagagaaagaacTGCTTACCAATGGTGAAAATATGGTAAGAACTACAGCTAGCATGAATGCTCTAGCaaccattttctttgttctATCAGCAATATAAGTCTGAGGTAAATTCACTTGAGATTCAAATGCGAAAGAAAGCTTATCATTGTCTAAAAGACTATGTTGTAAATTATAAATCAGGGGGATCAAAATCCAAACGAATAATCTATAAATTAAACCATTCTTTTGAGCTGATAATTGAGAAAGGCCAAAACAATCCCCCAATGCCAATGCAATGGCGAAAGTGCAACTCGAATAAATCAACTGATATACCAGAAATCTGATGGAAATTAATTGACCCAAAATTTGGGTACCCCAATTGGAATATCCTAGGGATTTAACAtgcaaataattttttctggcaataataatacatatGGAGActgaatataataaaataaatcttGGAATAAGCATAAGCACATTCTCAAAAGTAATATGGTAACCACATGAAAGTATTGTAATCATGAATGTCTCGAATATGATGGCCACCAAGAACAATCGCGTAACTAAATGATTAAATCTTGTTTTGCATATATCGCTGAAAAGCGTATGGTATGAATATCTCGAACTCATTGGAGATAGTCGATGTTGTGGCAACATAGTGGGTTGGTCGTCTTGTCCAATGCTTATGTTATTGTTGATCGAGTTGGTCAATAATAAACATTGATCCTTCATCTTGTTAGCTAgtttataatttttctctTCCATAGGCGACGATCTGAAATTTGATGagattttgaagatcaTAAACAGGAAATGGAATTCAGAGAGCTATAGAGAATACCTAAAAGAGAAATTCCCTAGGAAGAACATAGGAgattataataataacaatggaTGAGAAGAAACCATTTGTGACAATaaatgaagatattcaagCCAAACTGGACAAGAAATTGGGCCCAGAATACATATCAAAGAGAGTGGGATTTGGAACCAGTAGGGTGGCATATATTGAAGGTTGGAGAGTTATTAACCTGGCAAATCAGATATTCGGCTATAATGGATGGTCTACAGAGGTAAAGAATGTGACGATCGATTTTCTAGATGAAAAACAAGGTAAATTCTGCATTGGGTGTACCGCTATTGTTCGTGTAACTTTAGATAATGGGACACATAGAGAGGACATTGGCTACGGAACGGTAGAAAATGAACGAAGAAAGGCAGCCGCATTCGAGAGGGCTAAAAAGTCTGCTGTCACAGATGCACTAAAAAGATCCCTAAGAGGTTTTGGTAATGCCCTAGGAAATTGTTTGTACGATAAAGATTTCCTatcaaaaattgataaagttAAATTTGATCCACCTGATTTTGATGAGGGCAATTTATTCAGGCCATCCGATGAAATTAGTGAGAATTCAAGAGCAAATACAATGGATGTTCCCGACTCGGTTTCAAATAAAAGACGTCAGCTAGCTAAAGTTGGTACAAATacgaataataataataatatcaacTTTCAAGGAACGAAAGTAGTAAGAAATACCAATTCAGTGCATGAGCAAAGACATTCCTCTGAACCACTCCAGAAGGGTATCGCAACGGAGGACCCTGTAACCAAACAAGATCCTGACGATCTCTTGGATGATTCTTTGATGTTCAGTGATGACTTCCAAGATGATGATCTTATAAATATAGGTGCTCCAGGTTTAGCACCCCATTCTGTCTCAATACCGAAACCTGCAACTTTGGCAGCCTCTAATGAGCCTGCCACCTTTGTGACAGCAAAGGCCGCTACCACTCTCCAGA
The sequence above is a segment of the Naumovozyma castellii chromosome 8, complete genome genome. Coding sequences within it:
- the SLP1 gene encoding Slp1p (ancestral locus Anc_1.77), with the translated sequence MRRSFIDVCLIILLSITTRTQAQDNNTYPTILNDTVPPLSFDNDNDNNKSHPFLSFEEWKEVKFQEQPLNMNNPPHLRNREPVDPSCYKERESIGDEMEIELGFFAKDEQEQEDKPYNRRYNYASLDCAATVVKSNAEAIGSTSILVENKDQYLLNPCSAVNKFVIIELCEDVLVEEVEMANFEFFSSTFKTIRLSVSDRFPVSRNGWVVLGEFEAENNLQIQQFNIKNPQIWARYLRVEVLSYYNNEFYCPISLIRAHGKTMMDEFKMGQIANDEVVSTTKLEDVMTPDETSNVTIEDELESTDKINEGGNSHTTMDVATVITRNSNTSINSKSNIEYFEKCTIWSYDDYSNVSVVPFELSHVLENGHCKFEPLNFTNFFLKRQNDTFNNGDSSNNNGTSKRNGTCNVTMTPMAQSPTSPEESIFKNIIKRLNALENNSTLTVLYIEEQSQLLSKSFQSLTKEHGIKFANLIDNFNTMIIARLDSLKEFAADLKDQSLQILTSQRLENERFVAENSYRIRELEREVRLQKFIVYSMFFVLMGLLTYLLFAKEVYIVDDLDNRETTPDKVVYTLKSKTQLSPNADM
- the TSA1 gene encoding thioredoxin peroxidase TSA1 (ancestral locus Anc_5.569) — protein: MVAQVQKQAPDFNKTAVIDGVFDEVSLEKYEGKYVVLAFIPMAFTFVCPTEIVAFSDAAKKFEDIGAQVLFASTDSEYSLLAWTNIPRKEGGLGPVDIPLVADKNHSLSRDYGVLIEEEGVALRGLFIIDPKRKIRHITINDLSVGRNVEEALRLVEGFKWTDENGTVLPCNWTPGAATIKPEVDASKEYFHAANK
- the USA1 gene encoding Usa1p (ancestral locus Anc_5.570), producing MMELSVEPSIEIEVRSNDPHILLPSDLLKVRVLPCTPVSRLLQYIHSRIHVRLLDTTNLVFDSEGVERDEGHLGPVSDYCLFQSSREIPLDETCRSLTAEVTFERRTLGGSGMAINLDYDMEDMDNEFKSIRVHYQLNTLSMCDKFIPNEKELEKISLDTSFGNLKSNAIESVVEYESNHETMCGLGDKHVPSDITKFKFQGQNDSTIMPQDNMRLSELLGGIDISPSRINYVTAMFCIEHSQDISALNEESLEVIEFVSDVGLSMHKMTVDSQTTVEQVKEFICSIYKHSKDISPLDIKLIYRGNLLRILNDDGTNTLILDLVVAGESSIKLHVLFDADHLEIEHEFWDNSSVEQVNVSGSEEFTSHGAEVEVESVFSQDNAVVRFFTESGVEIQPTETLYKKCIVDGKEVFIEANELEPVMSHLIIQGVKVPITNDEYQIIDGQINLSGSIIDKIANEFNIHVPRNNPLQKSRKPSPTRTIPLVMAHRRNIWHRIVQFFRTGIPLTILLLRTLYLLAKNSLVTLFVVLEFSTLLPVKFTILLALGFTIRTLWVTQEIHDLWIIHFHLDEIDAVKFDKILSGVRSHLLTDQSYKRLFKNGSFMECLKCDELEDDRRKMYRDTLGVEGFEAEDEDEFLATFDKFIEQVIKGMVPLEDGSEILDDMLVAFLLNYERNKETMEPDRLQRNKELMFAIMREIDKINIESLPFYLRWFEWYQERIESVSITDVLDKFVPNPPEDNLLHATYKNICLFMLLFLPGVSEKVDAITTNRQHMRRLRQAADTLASVAEPVAVPVPDTLEMPEEQSDTSEDDDVAQEMLREHNRSDQDEAQTSGMQLHSDA
- the RCF1 gene encoding respiratory supercomplex assembly factor RCF1 (ancestral locus Anc_5.571), producing the protein MSRIPSSFDLKGPELEIEEMNFWQKVVYHCKQQPFVPIGALLTTGAVILAAQNIRIGNRQKAQYYFRWRVGLQGATLIALVAGSFIYGTSKKNLKSREDQLREKAKQRESLWVQELERKDAEVQQRKLRAEKAREKTAENEDSIKQLEAELKDLESKLKGASK
- the NDC1 gene encoding Ndc1p (ancestral locus Anc_5.574); amino-acid sequence: MIFKISSNFRSSPMEEKNYKLANKMKDQCLLLTNSINNNISIGQDDQPTMLPQHRLSPMSSRYSYHTLFSDICKTRFNHLVTRLFLVAIIFETFMITILSCGYHITFENVLMLIPRFILLYSVSICIIIARKNYLHVKSLGYSNWGTQILGQLISIRFLVYQLIYSSCTFAIALALGDCFGLSQLSAQKNGLIYRLFVWILIPLIYNLQHSLLDNDKLSFAFESQVNLPQTYIADRTKKMVARAFMLAVVLTIFSPLVSSSFSSTHFIGFVATFKLMILSFWVMVNFQFINLAFDAHMSIGCLHKGKPISSLSKMPMETLLNGLSSKKAFTKLTAFQELCYRATSPDLSLRLPIYNSTSRKSVNENSNIWPDILRECLLVIQEDNESVTKYLNQVEVRNKSIFTRKEEPTYLDPRVSQQDIFGKSESGNMNTLVGGVASQPSNITRRVPIRDDNILLTPQRRNVGREIRSPSRFDENILTHETKLSLFLKDVSARIKATITIIFFPSATITTSSGTPIVETHLSLWDSWFASKGKVADKLVPLPVCHAESVISLMALLINAVDESPRGNVIASVGDVLKCLQRSVSVLGRFDEWDMENPKRKCRRSGLEEDSELDVVGILYNLSISAFLEVVIKFDGLLADISLDEDVVKLTNWVLDMVDSQFPARY
- the RAD52 gene encoding recombinase RAD52 (ancestral locus Anc_5.575) codes for the protein MDEKKPFVTINEDIQAKLDKKLGPEYISKRVGFGTSRVAYIEGWRVINLANQIFGYNGWSTEVKNVTIDFLDEKQGKFCIGCTAIVRVTLDNGTHREDIGYGTVENERRKAAAFERAKKSAVTDALKRSLRGFGNALGNCLYDKDFLSKIDKVKFDPPDFDEGNLFRPSDEISENSRANTMDVPDSVSNKRRQLAKVGTNTNNNNNINFQGTKVVRNTNSVHEQRHSSEPLQKGIATEDPVTKQDPDDLLDDSLMFSDDFQDDDLINIGAPGLAPHSVSIPKPATLAASNEPATFVTAKAATTLQNKSQVQEENVFDPKYQAQSIKHTIDQTTSKPVPMTVLKEKGLPSSKDSVYEKFAPKGKQLDSVNNGNQPEDGLNVPTNPPQQPVAVVAASTNSIAGAVAASSGSRFAPPSEVVHPNSHMTQNNTKLTRREIGKPKINSLQLRKPPT